The proteins below come from a single Chryseobacterium bernardetii genomic window:
- a CDS encoding alpha/beta hydrolase, translating into MQLTPKISQILNHLGKIQSFHPKNPLDDTRKYLEAMSLQLSAKKEAVAMIEELDISHEDHQIPIRIYRPKGKTVHRSSAIIYIHGGWFIAGGYETHDAVVRKLANATGSVVIFIDYRLAPEHPFPAGLNDCLNTVHWIIQNADSLGIDQTQIGIIGDSAGGALSTAVSTQIGERFRFQALIYPAVDNQLNTKTWEIYENGPVLHKQGGIDAWNWYLPKKESNNPLAVPVLIKDFKNTPPTLIIIAEHDPLADDARHLSENMQNAGVSLTTSFYRDMVHGFMHMGEILEETQLAINEMADFAKQHFK; encoded by the coding sequence ATGCAGTTGACACCTAAAATCAGCCAGATTTTAAACCATTTAGGAAAAATACAGTCATTCCACCCTAAAAATCCTTTGGATGATACCCGTAAATACCTTGAAGCGATGTCTTTACAGCTAAGTGCTAAAAAAGAGGCCGTTGCTATGATTGAAGAATTGGATATTTCCCATGAAGATCACCAGATCCCAATCAGAATATATCGTCCAAAAGGAAAAACCGTTCACAGATCATCAGCAATTATTTATATCCATGGCGGATGGTTTATCGCCGGAGGGTATGAAACTCATGATGCAGTTGTCCGTAAATTGGCCAATGCTACAGGATCTGTTGTCATTTTTATAGATTATCGTCTTGCTCCGGAACATCCTTTTCCTGCAGGCTTGAATGATTGCCTTAACACAGTGCATTGGATCATACAAAACGCAGATTCCTTAGGAATTGACCAGACTCAGATAGGCATTATAGGAGACAGTGCCGGTGGGGCTTTATCAACGGCCGTCTCTACCCAGATAGGAGAGCGCTTCAGGTTTCAGGCTCTGATTTATCCTGCTGTGGATAACCAGCTTAATACGAAAACCTGGGAAATCTATGAAAACGGACCGGTTCTTCATAAGCAGGGTGGAATAGATGCCTGGAACTGGTACCTTCCCAAGAAAGAAAGCAACAACCCACTGGCGGTTCCTGTTTTAATAAAGGATTTCAAAAATACTCCGCCCACATTGATTATTATTGCTGAACATGATCCTTTAGCGGATGATGCAAGACACCTCTCTGAAAATATGCAAAATGCAGGAGTCTCCCTCACAACAAGCTTTTACAGGGATATGGTTCATGGTTTTATGCATATGGGAGAAATTTTGGAAGAAACCCAGCTGGCGATTAATGAAATGGCAGATTTTGCAAAACAGCACTTTAAATAA
- a CDS encoding PPC domain-containing DNA-binding protein — MEIQNIQGKQWSARKVDHIYIVSLKNYSNIVEALTDFVQHQNIQAGEVSGIGAVSEATLRFFNFKTKTYADRTFKEQMEVSNISGNVSVINGTSSLHMHITLGREDYTALAGHLLEAKVHGAGEFIFYPLDTKAVKIKDEETGINFYDFEQ, encoded by the coding sequence ATGGAAATACAAAATATCCAGGGAAAACAGTGGTCAGCAAGAAAAGTAGACCATATCTATATTGTCAGCCTTAAGAATTACTCCAATATTGTAGAAGCTTTGACGGATTTTGTTCAGCACCAGAATATTCAGGCAGGAGAAGTTTCCGGGATAGGTGCTGTAAGCGAAGCTACACTTAGATTCTTTAATTTCAAAACAAAAACGTACGCTGATAGGACCTTTAAAGAACAGATGGAAGTGTCCAATATCTCAGGAAATGTCTCTGTAATAAATGGAACTTCTTCGCTTCATATGCATATTACATTGGGAAGAGAAGATTACACAGCTTTAGCGGGACATCTTTTAGAAGCAAAGGTTCATGGTGCAGGGGAATTTATTTTTTATCCTTTAGATACAAAAGCTGTAAAAATAAAAGATGAAGAAACGGGAATCAATTTCTATGATTTCGAACAATAA
- a CDS encoding ligase-associated DNA damage response exonuclease, giving the protein MKLITFTKKGIYCPQGKFYIDPWRPVDMAVITHGHADHARWGMKKYLCHHFTKPILYQRIGIDIECQSTGYGEKININGVIVSFHPAGHIIGSAQIRLEYKGFVTVVSGDYKVQDDGLSTPFELVKCNEFVTESTFGLPIYNWLEVDDLNKKLQNWVLKNQENGKTSVFIGYSLGKAQRIMKAVEELGKIYVHESIGKLNKAFETVGIDLPEYTVADFRERPKEMEHEIVIVPPALLDSNIIKKVPDPATAICSGWMQVRGARRWRSADAGFAMSDHADWKGLLQTVKATEAEIVHVTHGQTDVFSKYLNEIGIKADVIETLFGEDEEVPEPETLENPKL; this is encoded by the coding sequence TTGAAACTAATCACATTTACTAAAAAAGGAATTTACTGCCCTCAGGGAAAGTTCTATATAGATCCCTGGCGGCCCGTAGATATGGCTGTCATTACACATGGACATGCCGACCATGCCCGCTGGGGAATGAAAAAATATCTTTGCCATCATTTTACCAAGCCTATTTTATATCAGAGAATTGGAATTGATATAGAATGTCAGAGCACCGGATATGGAGAAAAGATCAATATTAACGGAGTAATTGTTTCCTTCCATCCTGCCGGGCATATTATTGGTTCAGCACAGATACGATTGGAATATAAAGGATTTGTAACCGTTGTTTCCGGAGATTATAAAGTTCAGGATGATGGTCTCAGTACTCCTTTTGAGCTGGTGAAATGCAATGAATTTGTTACAGAAAGCACTTTCGGACTTCCCATATATAACTGGCTGGAAGTAGATGATTTGAATAAAAAGCTTCAGAATTGGGTGCTGAAGAATCAGGAGAACGGCAAAACCTCAGTGTTTATCGGCTATTCCTTAGGAAAAGCTCAACGTATTATGAAAGCTGTAGAGGAATTGGGGAAAATATATGTTCACGAATCTATCGGAAAATTGAATAAAGCTTTTGAAACGGTAGGAATTGACCTTCCGGAGTACACTGTTGCGGATTTCAGAGAACGCCCAAAAGAAATGGAACATGAAATTGTTATTGTTCCTCCTGCTTTACTTGACAGTAATATCATCAAAAAGGTTCCTGATCCGGCCACAGCAATATGTTCAGGATGGATGCAGGTTCGCGGAGCAAGAAGATGGCGCAGTGCTGATGCAGGTTTTGCTATGAGTGACCATGCCGACTGGAAAGGATTACTGCAAACTGTAAAAGCAACAGAAGCGGAAATTGTGCATGTTACGCATGGGCAGACGGATGTTTTTTCAAAATATCTGAATGAAATCGGGATAAAGGCTGATGTTATAGAAACTCTGTTTGGTGAAGATGAAGAGGTACCAGAGCCGGAAACCCTTGAAAATCCGAAATTATGA
- a CDS encoding NUDIX hydrolase, with product MDYMDSREQILQKSAEAKELYLPHISVDPVVFGFDQNELKVLLVKMNYKKQWLLPGGYVRQDDDLDEAVVRVLKDRAGVTDVFLEEFGVFGRKNRSQLYFEEFDDSLFQKQRFISVGYYALYNSSEINPIADDVSEACEWVYLRQLPEIILGMDHREIIEKALLTLREKISTKPIGYNLMPEKFTLPELQKLYEAILGKSLNRGNFYRKIKNLNVLKKLDEQRYVGAHRAPELYSFDIENYEKALEDGLNNW from the coding sequence ATGGATTATATGGATTCCAGAGAACAGATCTTACAGAAATCTGCTGAAGCAAAAGAACTTTATCTTCCTCATATTTCAGTAGACCCGGTTGTTTTTGGTTTTGACCAGAATGAGCTTAAGGTATTGCTGGTGAAAATGAATTACAAAAAACAATGGCTTTTGCCGGGTGGATATGTAAGACAGGATGATGATCTGGATGAAGCAGTAGTAAGGGTATTGAAAGACAGAGCTGGTGTTACGGATGTATTTCTGGAAGAATTTGGCGTTTTCGGAAGAAAAAACAGAAGCCAGCTTTATTTTGAAGAGTTTGATGACAGCCTTTTTCAAAAACAGAGATTTATTTCCGTAGGATATTATGCGCTCTATAATTCTTCTGAAATTAATCCCATAGCCGATGATGTGAGTGAAGCCTGTGAATGGGTGTACCTGCGCCAGCTGCCCGAAATTATTCTTGGAATGGATCACCGTGAAATCATTGAAAAAGCATTGCTTACTTTACGGGAGAAAATATCTACCAAACCAATCGGGTACAACCTGATGCCTGAAAAATTTACCCTTCCGGAACTGCAGAAATTGTACGAGGCGATATTGGGAAAATCACTCAACCGCGGAAATTTCTACAGGAAGATCAAAAACCTGAATGTTTTAAAAAAACTTGATGAACAAAGATATGTGGGAGCTCACAGAGCCCCCGAACTCTACTCTTTTGACATTGAAAACTACGAAAAAGCCCTGGAAGATGGTCTTAATAACTGGTAA
- a CDS encoding Crp/Fnr family transcriptional regulator, with product MIIEDVLISFGAEIKNYKGGEIIFREEDSPLYYYQIKKGKIKLNNYTEDGKEFIQNIFSDGHSFGESLLFVERPYPMNAVAIEDSSVFRLPKSSFLELVQSNREISLNVYQCLAERMYYKYIMFYNLSFQNPVSKLKLLLDYLKSYHDDKAPYSFQIPLTRQQLASLVGLRVETVIRTIKQMEKDKILKIEKRKIYY from the coding sequence ATGATTATTGAAGATGTATTAATTTCATTTGGAGCAGAAATAAAGAACTATAAAGGAGGAGAAATTATTTTTCGTGAAGAAGATTCGCCCCTATATTATTATCAGATAAAAAAGGGAAAAATAAAGCTTAATAATTATACTGAGGATGGGAAAGAATTTATTCAGAATATATTCTCAGATGGTCACAGCTTTGGAGAATCTCTTTTGTTTGTAGAACGTCCGTATCCTATGAATGCAGTAGCAATAGAAGACTCATCTGTTTTCAGGTTACCAAAATCCAGCTTCCTTGAGCTTGTACAAAGCAATAGGGAGATTTCTTTGAATGTTTACCAGTGCTTGGCGGAAAGAATGTACTACAAGTATATTATGTTCTATAACCTTTCATTTCAGAATCCAGTATCCAAACTGAAACTGCTGCTGGATTACCTGAAAAGCTACCATGATGATAAAGCGCCCTACTCTTTCCAGATCCCGCTTACAAGACAGCAACTAGCCTCATTGGTAGGCCTCCGGGTGGAGACGGTAATACGTACCATAAAACAAATGGAAAAAGATAAGATACTGAAGATTGAAAAAAGAAAGATATACTATTAA
- a CDS encoding helix-turn-helix transcriptional regulator produces MKNKKPEPNLEDLNQKILVQDEIIALAKANSPRLLNKFRLVYPDFFEKLSAIQPGLKNSELIFCIYLKLNMTTKEIATCIFVTPKAIQNRKNRIRKKLNIPSEFDIYKWFNEI; encoded by the coding sequence ATGAAAAACAAAAAACCTGAACCCAACCTGGAGGATTTGAACCAGAAGATTCTTGTACAAGATGAGATTATCGCATTGGCCAAAGCAAATTCTCCCCGTCTGCTTAATAAATTCAGATTGGTCTATCCGGATTTTTTCGAAAAATTATCTGCTATACAGCCTGGCCTTAAAAATTCTGAACTGATCTTTTGTATTTATCTTAAGCTCAATATGACGACAAAGGAAATAGCTACCTGTATCTTTGTCACCCCAAAAGCAATACAAAACCGGAAAAACCGGATCAGAAAGAAGCTTAATATTCCTTCTGAATTTGATATTTATAAATGGTTTAATGAAATTTAA
- a CDS encoding MFS transporter, with amino-acid sequence MQVNSTNSISRTVVWLMAIISGLVVANNYYNQPLLALISEDLHVSEAAASKISVLTQIGYALGLLLIVPLGDKFFRKKLILIDLFLVFGSLLWITFANQLWMLYTASLLIGATSVIPQLFVPIAAELSSDKEKSANIGLVMSGLLLGILLSRFIGGIVGEVWGWRAMFGIAAGLMILVWLAVYKMLPELSPNFIGTYKELMRSVAHLARTQPILQLASFRGAMAFGSMCALFTTLVFHMEKPPFNAGSSVVGSFGLAGAVGALAAAKVGSLQKYLDINRIILYSLLILIGSWGFTYFAGDTYWGLIVGVILVDLGVQSSHIMNQTNYFLIKSNAVNRLNTVYMVSYFIGGSLGTWLASVAWQKAQWTGVCAVGATFGVFALIAHVLFCNKVNKS; translated from the coding sequence ATGCAGGTGAATTCTACCAACAGTATTTCCAGAACAGTGGTCTGGTTAATGGCTATTATTTCAGGGCTTGTAGTGGCTAACAATTATTATAACCAGCCTTTATTGGCTTTGATTTCAGAAGATCTTCATGTTTCCGAGGCTGCAGCCAGCAAAATTTCGGTGCTTACCCAGATTGGCTATGCACTCGGGCTGTTGCTGATCGTACCGCTTGGTGATAAGTTTTTCCGTAAGAAATTAATCCTGATTGACCTGTTCCTTGTTTTTGGTTCCCTGCTTTGGATTACCTTTGCCAACCAATTATGGATGTTGTATACTGCCAGTTTATTGATTGGGGCTACTTCTGTAATTCCCCAGCTTTTTGTTCCTATTGCTGCTGAACTGTCTTCAGATAAAGAGAAATCAGCCAATATCGGATTGGTAATGTCCGGCCTTTTATTGGGTATTCTCCTTTCCCGTTTCATTGGTGGAATTGTAGGTGAAGTATGGGGCTGGAGAGCCATGTTCGGAATTGCTGCAGGTTTAATGATCCTAGTATGGCTGGCTGTTTATAAAATGCTTCCGGAGTTATCCCCTAATTTTATAGGTACCTATAAAGAACTCATGCGCTCTGTGGCTCACCTTGCCAGAACCCAGCCGATTCTCCAGCTGGCATCTTTCCGCGGGGCTATGGCATTCGGATCTATGTGTGCATTGTTTACAACATTGGTTTTCCACATGGAGAAGCCGCCTTTCAATGCAGGTTCATCCGTAGTAGGAAGTTTTGGGCTGGCCGGAGCTGTTGGAGCTTTAGCTGCTGCAAAAGTGGGAAGTCTGCAAAAATATTTGGATATCAACCGTATTATCCTGTACTCACTACTGATCCTGATCGGAAGCTGGGGATTCACCTATTTTGCCGGAGACACTTATTGGGGTCTAATCGTAGGAGTAATTCTTGTAGATCTTGGAGTACAATCCAGTCACATTATGAACCAGACCAATTACTTTTTAATTAAATCTAACGCTGTGAACAGACTGAATACAGTTTATATGGTTTCCTACTTCATCGGAGGTTCATTGGGAACATGGCTGGCATCCGTTGCATGGCAGAAAGCGCAATGGACAGGTGTATGTGCTGTAGGAGCAACATTCGGAGTTTTTGCTTTAATAGCGCATGTTCTGTTTTGTAACAAAGTCAATAAGTCTTAG
- a CDS encoding DsbA family oxidoreductase has protein sequence MKIEIWSDVMCPFCYIGKNNFEQALEKLPFKDEVEVEWKSFQLDPTLDSNTTQDTIQYFREKKGVGEAQANQMLAQVTQMGKGAGIDFDFGKTLITNTFSAHRLLHLAKKHNKSNEMEEALFIAHFIDGKNVGDPEVLISLAANLGIAQEEAKEAITTDQMDYEVNQDIMEARNNGVSGVPFFVLNGKYAVSGAQPVEVFENALQQTYKETVSPFKDLSGNNGASCDADGCSI, from the coding sequence ATGAAAATAGAAATCTGGTCGGATGTAATGTGTCCGTTTTGCTATATCGGAAAAAATAACTTTGAACAGGCATTGGAAAAATTGCCATTTAAGGATGAAGTAGAAGTAGAGTGGAAAAGCTTTCAGCTTGATCCGACTTTAGACTCCAATACAACTCAGGATACTATTCAATATTTCAGAGAGAAAAAAGGAGTGGGTGAAGCCCAGGCCAATCAGATGCTGGCTCAGGTTACCCAAATGGGAAAAGGAGCAGGTATTGACTTTGATTTTGGAAAGACCCTGATCACCAATACTTTCAGCGCTCACAGATTGCTTCATTTAGCTAAGAAGCATAACAAGTCCAATGAAATGGAAGAAGCTTTATTTATCGCTCATTTTATTGACGGAAAAAATGTGGGTGATCCTGAGGTATTGATTTCTCTTGCTGCAAACTTAGGCATTGCCCAGGAAGAAGCAAAAGAAGCTATCACTACTGATCAAATGGATTATGAGGTAAACCAGGATATAATGGAAGCAAGAAATAATGGGGTTTCAGGAGTTCCTTTTTTTGTTCTGAACGGTAAATATGCGGTTTCAGGAGCCCAGCCGGTGGAAGTATTTGAAAATGCATTACAACAGACTTATAAAGAAACAGTAAGTCCTTTTAAGGATCTCTCGGGAAATAACGGAGCTTCCTGTGATGCTGACGGATGCAGCATTTAA
- a CDS encoding MFS transporter: MKKYAYIGCLGFIAVITTEFGIIGILPQVARHYSISIDKAGYLLSAFALVIALTGPFITLLTSGTNRKKIMIIAILMFLVTGIISSLSPPFWLLLTVRILPAFLQPVYIATALSVAVSGADNNRKNEQMSIVFNGVAIAMVTTVPFATWISGLYSWEYSFIVQAVVSLIALGVIYFLLPSMPVKEKKSYGSQIRILKQPPFILSILTNFFMITAWFSTYSYFADYLEKAKGMDTAMVSYILFLFGFIGIIANRTAGKMLNKNVTATLAFFLSGTLLIPVLLYISDRNFPATVIVIGIWGFFYSPSFLNASTYMISAAPDALEFANSLATSFGNLGITLGTTVGGWIIITEGVEYTPWIGFIFGAIAFLMMIARNIFEKKTAYSGSLK, from the coding sequence ATGAAAAAGTACGCCTATATCGGATGTTTGGGATTTATTGCTGTGATTACTACAGAGTTTGGAATCATTGGGATTCTGCCACAGGTCGCCAGACATTATAGCATCAGCATAGATAAAGCAGGTTATCTTTTAAGTGCTTTTGCTTTGGTTATTGCACTTACAGGACCATTCATAACATTACTCACCTCAGGAACTAACCGTAAAAAGATCATGATAATCGCTATTCTTATGTTTCTGGTAACGGGTATTATTTCTTCTCTTTCACCTCCTTTCTGGCTGTTGCTGACCGTAAGGATTCTTCCAGCATTTTTACAGCCCGTGTATATTGCAACAGCATTGTCTGTTGCAGTATCCGGAGCTGATAATAATAGAAAGAACGAACAAATGAGTATTGTTTTCAATGGTGTAGCCATAGCAATGGTTACTACAGTTCCTTTTGCTACCTGGATTTCGGGGCTGTATTCATGGGAATATTCGTTTATAGTACAAGCTGTTGTAAGCCTGATTGCGTTAGGAGTTATTTATTTTCTTCTTCCTTCCATGCCTGTTAAAGAGAAGAAATCTTACGGAAGCCAAATCAGGATTTTAAAACAACCGCCGTTTATTTTAAGCATACTCACAAACTTTTTTATGATTACTGCCTGGTTTTCTACCTACAGTTATTTTGCAGATTATCTGGAGAAGGCTAAAGGAATGGATACAGCAATGGTAAGTTATATACTCTTCCTGTTTGGATTCATAGGCATTATAGCTAACAGAACAGCGGGTAAAATGCTCAATAAGAATGTAACTGCAACGCTTGCATTCTTCCTCTCCGGAACATTGCTGATTCCTGTATTATTATATATCTCGGATAGAAATTTCCCGGCAACCGTTATCGTTATAGGAATTTGGGGATTCTTTTATTCTCCAAGCTTCCTTAACGCTTCTACGTACATGATTTCTGCTGCCCCCGATGCTTTGGAATTTGCAAACAGCCTCGCCACCTCATTTGGAAATCTGGGCATTACTTTAGGAACTACAGTTGGAGGCTGGATTATTATCACTGAAGGAGTAGAATATACCCCCTGGATTGGCTTTATTTTTGGAGCTATCGCATTTCTGATGATGATTGCAAGAAATATTTTTGAAAAGAAAACAGCTTATTCGGGCAGCCTTAAATAA
- a CDS encoding CatA-like O-acetyltransferase has translation MKIVDLEQWNRKEHFEFFSQMASPYFGFTTEVDCTKAYDKAKENGYSFFAYYYHKSMIAINTVDELKLRIVDGQVVQFHTVHAGSTIARPDGTFGFSFTPFSEDFETFNTALQEEIKGVHHSTGLRLSNNRLGKDHVRHTTIPWNSFSAILHPTNFNNDESVPKVSFGKFNIRDGRKYMPVSIEAHHGLADGIHIAKYLEEFQRQLDL, from the coding sequence ATGAAGATCGTAGACCTCGAGCAATGGAACAGAAAGGAGCATTTTGAATTTTTCTCTCAGATGGCAAGCCCGTATTTTGGATTTACTACCGAAGTAGATTGTACAAAAGCTTATGACAAGGCCAAAGAAAACGGATATTCTTTCTTTGCCTATTACTATCACAAATCTATGATTGCCATAAATACCGTTGATGAATTAAAACTGAGAATTGTTGATGGTCAGGTAGTTCAGTTTCACACTGTTCATGCCGGAAGTACAATTGCCAGGCCGGATGGGACTTTCGGTTTTTCATTTACTCCTTTTTCAGAGGATTTTGAAACGTTCAACACTGCACTGCAGGAGGAAATTAAAGGGGTTCACCATTCTACAGGACTCAGATTAAGCAATAACAGATTGGGTAAAGACCACGTAAGACATACCACCATTCCGTGGAATTCCTTCAGTGCCATCCTTCATCCAACCAATTTTAACAATGATGAATCGGTACCTAAGGTTTCTTTTGGAAAATTCAATATCCGCGATGGCAGAAAATATATGCCGGTTTCTATAGAAGCACACCACGGATTGGCAGATGGTATCCATATTGCAAAATATCTTGAAGAATTCCAGAGGCAACTGGATCTGTAG
- a CDS encoding winged helix-turn-helix transcriptional regulator, with product MGKIKENSTNNINKQYIYECDLSYAVCKIGGRWKLFILSRLKDDKLRFSELKRAISGITERMLTLQLKELEKEGLIKRTVYAEVPPRVDYELTDIARELIPIWDALNTWGGKHRKFIEQQEQSEE from the coding sequence ATGGGTAAGATAAAAGAGAATTCCACCAATAATATCAATAAACAATATATATACGAATGTGATCTGAGCTATGCCGTGTGTAAAATTGGCGGAAGATGGAAGCTGTTTATTCTGAGTAGATTAAAAGATGATAAACTGCGCTTCAGTGAACTTAAAAGAGCCATTTCAGGAATTACAGAAAGAATGCTTACACTTCAGCTGAAAGAGCTGGAAAAGGAGGGCCTGATAAAAAGGACAGTGTATGCGGAAGTTCCGCCAAGAGTAGATTATGAACTTACTGATATTGCCAGAGAATTGATTCCTATATGGGATGCATTAAATACTTGGGGCGGAAAACACAGGAAGTTTATTGAACAACAGGAACAATCTGAAGAATAA
- a CDS encoding MBL fold metallo-hydrolase, which produces MKIIPLKEGNFAVSKTKDFTLLTEDNFDTVSGIKMSVQPFLIITEKDYILLDAGIGWKNETGKTVISAILERENIHPEQITKLLLSHLHKDHIDGAVTHTDHGYEAAFPNAQIYIQKRELDFAMENKGNPSFDFDILETLIQLPNIVWMNDDKGQITNEISYEVVGGHTPFMQVFWIRENGETVFYGADDLPQASYLKYHLAYKSDFDGRKAMELRLLWENEARENNWKILLYHDLDKAVIEV; this is translated from the coding sequence ATGAAAATCATTCCACTCAAAGAAGGTAACTTCGCAGTGAGTAAAACCAAAGACTTTACACTTTTAACAGAAGACAATTTTGATACTGTTTCGGGGATAAAAATGTCTGTACAACCTTTTCTTATCATTACTGAGAAAGATTATATCCTTCTGGATGCCGGTATTGGCTGGAAAAACGAAACTGGAAAGACCGTAATTTCAGCAATTCTTGAAAGAGAAAATATACACCCTGAACAGATTACGAAACTCCTTCTCTCCCATCTTCATAAAGATCATATTGATGGTGCAGTAACCCATACAGATCATGGTTATGAAGCTGCCTTTCCCAATGCACAGATCTATATTCAAAAGCGCGAACTGGATTTTGCCATGGAAAATAAAGGAAATCCCTCTTTTGATTTTGATATTTTAGAAACCTTAATTCAGTTGCCTAATATTGTCTGGATGAATGATGATAAAGGGCAGATTACCAATGAAATTTCATATGAAGTAGTAGGAGGCCATACTCCATTTATGCAGGTTTTCTGGATCAGGGAAAATGGTGAAACCGTTTTCTATGGGGCAGATGATCTGCCGCAGGCTTCCTATCTGAAATACCATTTGGCCTACAAAAGTGATTTTGATGGCAGGAAAGCAATGGAACTAAGGCTTTTATGGGAAAATGAAGCAAGGGAGAATAACTGGAAAATACTTCTTTACCATGATCTGGATAAAGCCGTTATTGAAGTCTAA
- a CDS encoding ATP-dependent DNA ligase — MRHFADLINALETTNKTNAKIDAIIDYLERAPDEDKVWFIALFTGKRPKRNVNTNAMKEWALEITGLPFWLFQESYSSVGDLGETLSLILPPPQEKIERSLSQWMTDIVDLKDKKDTEKKEFVLHSWNGLDYTERLIFNKLIGGSFRIGVSDKTLINALTKFSGQEASTLTHSLMGKWQPGEVSFQELISAENINPDNSKPYPFCLAYPLEKELDDLGQPDEWLVEYKWDGIRGQIIRRNDEVFIWSRGEELVTEQFPEITQTVMAMKGNFVLDGEILAVKEGKVLNFNELQKRLNRKTLTKKMLTEIPVEVFVYDLLELEGHDLREKPVSARRAMLEELLLNEAPENIKISQSISYEKWEELNDIRENSRSVNSEGLMLKQKNSPYHAGRKKGDWWKWKINPFTIDAVMIYAQKGSGRRSAYYTDYTFAVKNEEKLVTIAKAYSGLTDKEIMEVSKFVTKNAIEKFGPVRTVKAELVFEIAFEGIGFSNRHKSGVALRFPRIVRWRKDKTVDEIDTLEEIKKLIQ; from the coding sequence ATGAGACATTTTGCAGATCTTATCAATGCTTTGGAAACTACGAATAAGACCAATGCTAAAATTGATGCCATTATTGATTATCTGGAACGCGCCCCGGATGAAGATAAAGTATGGTTTATTGCTTTGTTTACAGGAAAAAGGCCTAAAAGAAATGTGAATACCAATGCAATGAAAGAATGGGCTTTGGAGATCACAGGACTTCCCTTCTGGCTCTTTCAGGAAAGTTACTCTTCTGTTGGTGACCTTGGGGAAACCCTTTCATTGATTCTTCCGCCACCACAGGAAAAGATTGAACGGAGCCTCTCCCAATGGATGACAGATATTGTAGATTTAAAGGATAAAAAAGATACTGAAAAGAAAGAATTTGTCTTGCATTCATGGAACGGACTGGATTATACGGAACGTTTGATTTTCAATAAATTAATTGGCGGAAGCTTTAGGATCGGAGTATCAGACAAGACACTGATTAATGCATTAACCAAATTCTCCGGGCAGGAAGCCAGTACCTTAACCCACAGTTTAATGGGCAAATGGCAGCCTGGTGAAGTCTCTTTCCAGGAACTGATCTCGGCAGAAAATATCAACCCTGATAACTCCAAGCCTTATCCGTTTTGCCTTGCCTATCCTTTGGAAAAAGAGCTGGATGATTTAGGACAACCTGATGAGTGGCTCGTAGAATATAAATGGGATGGTATCCGTGGGCAGATCATCAGGAGAAACGATGAAGTATTCATATGGTCCAGAGGTGAAGAGCTTGTCACAGAGCAATTCCCTGAAATTACCCAGACGGTAATGGCGATGAAAGGCAATTTTGTGCTGGATGGAGAAATACTTGCAGTAAAAGAAGGTAAGGTTTTAAATTTTAACGAGTTACAGAAAAGATTAAACAGGAAAACTTTAACTAAAAAAATGCTTACTGAAATTCCGGTTGAAGTATTTGTGTACGACTTATTGGAACTGGAAGGCCATGATCTGAGAGAAAAACCTGTTTCTGCAAGAAGGGCTATGTTAGAAGAACTCTTGTTGAATGAAGCGCCTGAAAATATAAAGATTTCCCAGAGTATAAGTTATGAGAAGTGGGAAGAATTGAATGATATCCGGGAAAATTCAAGAAGTGTGAACAGTGAAGGACTGATGCTGAAACAGAAAAACTCACCTTATCATGCAGGACGTAAAAAAGGTGATTGGTGGAAATGGAAAATTAATCCCTTCACCATTGATGCCGTTATGATTTATGCCCAAAAAGGCAGCGGCAGGCGAAGTGCCTATTACACAGACTATACTTTTGCTGTGAAAAATGAAGAGAAACTGGTCACTATTGCCAAAGCATATTCAGGATTAACCGACAAAGAAATTATGGAGGTCAGTAAATTTGTAACAAAGAATGCAATTGAAAAATTTGGCCCCGTAAGAACCGTAAAAGCAGAACTGGTCTTTGAGATTGCCTTTGAAGGAATCGGATTCAGTAACCGTCATAAAAGCGGTGTAGCCCTCCGGTTTCCAAGAATTGTAAGATGGCGGAAAGATAAGACGGTAGATGAGATTGATACTCTGGAAGAAATTAAAAAGTTAATACAATAG